In the genome of Oncorhynchus masou masou isolate Uvic2021 chromosome 26, UVic_Omas_1.1, whole genome shotgun sequence, one region contains:
- the LOC135514758 gene encoding metalloproteinase inhibitor 3-like isoform X2, with product MQPLCHQLLSLLFVFSSLQIHQLTEACSCALSHPQDAYCNSDIVIRAKVVGKKLLKDGPFGTMRYTVKQMKMYKGFNKMQHVQHIYTDASESLCGVKFDINKYQYLITGRVFDGKVYTGLCNFNQPWERLSLAQKKGINHRYQLGCNCRIKPCHYLPCFVTSKNECLWTDMLSHFGYPGYQSRHYACIQQKEGYCSWYRGMAGRDKTTINSTDP from the exons ATGCAGCCCCTCTGTCACCAACTGCTCAGCTTGCTGTTCGTTTTCAGCAGCCTTCAGATCCATCAACTCACAGAGGCTTGCTCGTGTGCTCTGTCTCACCCGCAAGATGCGTACTGCAACTCTGACATTG TCATCCGTGCCAAAGTGGTGGGCAAGAAGTTACTGAAGGACGGGCCTTTTGGCACCATGCGTTACACGGTCAAACAGATGAAG ATGTACAAAGGATTCAACAAAATGCAGCACGTTCAGCACATCTACACAGATGCCTCTGAGAGTTTGTGTGGAGTCAAGTTCGACATCAACAAGTACCAGTATCTGATCACAG gccGCGTGTTTGACGGCAAGGTCTACACCGGGCTGTGTAATTTCAACCAGCCATGGGAGCGCCTCTCGCTGGCCCAGAAGAAGGGCATCAACCACCGCTACCAGCTGGGCTGCAACTGCAGG ATTAAGCCCTGCCACTACCTGCCCTGCTTTGTGACCTCAAAGAACGAGTGCCTGTGGACGGACATGCTGTCCCACTTCGGCTACCCCGGCTACCAGTCCCGGCACTACGCCTGTATCCAGCAGAAAGAGGGCTACTGCAGCTGGTACCGGGGGATGGCTGGCCGTGACAAAACCACCATCAACTCCACCGACCCCTGA
- the LOC135514758 gene encoding metalloproteinase inhibitor 3-like isoform X1 — translation MQPLCHQLLSLLFVFSSLQIHQLTEACSCALSHPQDAYCNSDIVIRAKVVGKKLLKDGPFGTMRYTVKQMKMYKGFNKMQHVQHIYTDASESLCGVKFDINKYQYLITGRVFDGKVYTGLCNFNQPWERLSLAQKKGINHRYQLGCNCRVSGNNCALGENMDEVAPGENMDKMAVEKEAKATQQQQSQDGGVGARKRGRGRGRGRGRGRQNQNTLLTAKHTILL, via the exons ATGCAGCCCCTCTGTCACCAACTGCTCAGCTTGCTGTTCGTTTTCAGCAGCCTTCAGATCCATCAACTCACAGAGGCTTGCTCGTGTGCTCTGTCTCACCCGCAAGATGCGTACTGCAACTCTGACATTG TCATCCGTGCCAAAGTGGTGGGCAAGAAGTTACTGAAGGACGGGCCTTTTGGCACCATGCGTTACACGGTCAAACAGATGAAG ATGTACAAAGGATTCAACAAAATGCAGCACGTTCAGCACATCTACACAGATGCCTCTGAGAGTTTGTGTGGAGTCAAGTTCGACATCAACAAGTACCAGTATCTGATCACAG gccGCGTGTTTGACGGCAAGGTCTACACCGGGCTGTGTAATTTCAACCAGCCATGGGAGCGCCTCTCGCTGGCCCAGAAGAAGGGCATCAACCACCGCTACCAGCTGGGCTGCAACTGCAGGGTGAGTGGCAACAACTGCGCTCTCGGGGAGAATATGGATGAAGTGGCTCCGGGGGAGAATATGGATAAGATGGCTGTGGAGAAGGAAGCTAAAGCAACCCAACAGCAGCAGAGCCAAGATGGAGGAGTAGGAGCCAGAAAGAGGGGCAGGGGCCGGGGCAGAGGCCGGGGCAGAGGCAGGCAGAACCAGAACACCCTGCTTACTGCAAAGCATACCATCCTGCTCTGA